Proteins encoded by one window of Acetivibrio thermocellus ATCC 27405:
- the recD2 gene encoding SF1B family DNA helicase RecD2 translates to MDYLSGVVERITFVNEENGFSVVKIKSKGFSDLVTAVGNMASVNVGAVVSLRGEWKYDSKFGRQFNVYHYEESIPATVAGIEKYLGSGLIKGIGPVNAKRIVKVFKEDTIRVIEEEPDRLIEVPGIGKKRVEMIKEAWQNQKEIKNVMLFLQSHGVSTAFAVKIFKTYGSDSIKIVKENPYRLADDIWGIGFKTADKIAQNMGYDKESYARIRSGIMYALNEFANDGHCFAKKDELVNKASELLGVELEKVETAIQHMLEEKSVIMEEDDAVYLPPFYYSEVGVARRIREIIETKSMYSFYNFDGIIEDLQRECNIQYDEVQIEAIRKAVVSKFMVLTGGPGTGKTTTTLAIIKVFQKLGATVLLAAPTGRAAKRMSEATGMEAKTIHRLLEYSPQDGYKKNDDNPLECDVLIIDETSMIDIILMYNLLKAVSNNTVVILVGDVDQLASVGAGNVLKDIIESGMVTVVRLMRIFRQAMGSAIVTNAHKINHGEYPVLKGGKNSNFFFIEEEDPEKIVELVRELCSKRLPGYYKINPLNDIQVLCPMQKGVVGAQNLNTVLQETLNPCDISIKYGGTIYKLNDRVMQIKNNYDKNVFNGDMGIITDIDQEEKTVRIKFDDAEVEYDVTELDEVTLAYAVTVHKSQGSEYNFVVAPFTMQHYMMLQRNLLYTCVTRAKKVLVLIGSKKALGCCIRNSRSMDRNTKLAQRLKADTN, encoded by the coding sequence ATGGATTACTTGAGCGGAGTCGTAGAAAGGATAACATTTGTTAATGAAGAGAATGGCTTTTCTGTCGTAAAAATAAAGTCGAAAGGTTTTTCAGACCTGGTGACGGCAGTGGGGAATATGGCTTCGGTAAATGTCGGAGCCGTCGTAAGCCTTCGAGGGGAGTGGAAATACGACTCTAAGTTTGGCAGGCAGTTCAATGTATACCATTACGAAGAATCAATACCTGCCACTGTTGCCGGTATTGAAAAGTATTTGGGAAGCGGACTTATTAAGGGAATAGGGCCTGTTAATGCCAAAAGGATTGTAAAAGTGTTTAAAGAAGACACCATAAGGGTAATTGAGGAGGAACCCGACAGGCTCATTGAAGTTCCCGGCATAGGGAAAAAACGGGTGGAAATGATAAAAGAGGCGTGGCAGAATCAAAAGGAAATAAAGAATGTCATGCTTTTTTTGCAGTCCCACGGTGTTTCTACGGCGTTTGCCGTGAAAATATTTAAAACATACGGAAGTGACAGCATAAAAATTGTAAAGGAAAACCCATACAGACTTGCGGATGACATATGGGGAATCGGTTTTAAAACCGCGGACAAAATAGCCCAAAATATGGGATATGACAAGGAGTCTTATGCACGCATCAGGTCCGGCATAATGTATGCATTAAACGAATTTGCCAATGACGGACATTGCTTTGCCAAAAAAGACGAACTTGTAAATAAGGCTTCGGAGCTGCTTGGGGTTGAGTTGGAGAAAGTGGAGACTGCCATACAGCATATGCTGGAAGAGAAATCCGTAATAATGGAAGAAGATGATGCGGTTTACCTCCCGCCTTTTTATTACAGTGAAGTGGGAGTTGCCAGAAGAATACGGGAGATAATTGAGACTAAAAGCATGTACAGCTTTTACAATTTTGATGGGATAATAGAGGACCTCCAAAGAGAATGCAATATTCAATATGACGAAGTGCAGATTGAAGCCATCAGAAAAGCGGTTGTGTCAAAATTCATGGTTCTTACCGGCGGTCCGGGCACCGGTAAGACTACAACCACTCTTGCGATAATAAAGGTATTTCAAAAACTGGGTGCCACAGTCCTCCTTGCCGCACCAACCGGAAGAGCGGCAAAGCGTATGTCTGAAGCTACCGGTATGGAGGCAAAGACCATACACCGTTTGCTGGAATACAGTCCTCAGGACGGATATAAAAAAAATGACGACAATCCTTTGGAGTGTGATGTGCTAATCATTGATGAGACTTCAATGATTGACATTATCTTGATGTACAATCTTCTTAAAGCCGTTTCAAACAATACGGTGGTGATACTGGTTGGGGACGTGGACCAGCTTGCTTCGGTGGGAGCAGGAAATGTACTGAAAGACATTATAGAATCGGGTATGGTAACTGTGGTAAGGCTTATGAGGATATTCCGGCAGGCCATGGGAAGCGCGATAGTAACCAATGCGCATAAAATAAACCATGGTGAGTATCCGGTCTTAAAAGGCGGCAAAAACAGTAACTTTTTCTTCATTGAAGAAGAGGACCCGGAAAAGATTGTAGAACTTGTCCGGGAGCTTTGTTCAAAACGGCTTCCCGGCTACTACAAAATAAATCCTCTAAATGACATTCAGGTTTTGTGTCCCATGCAAAAGGGAGTGGTGGGAGCGCAAAATCTCAATACAGTGCTTCAGGAGACTCTAAATCCCTGCGATATTTCCATAAAATACGGCGGCACAATTTACAAATTAAATGACAGGGTAATGCAGATTAAGAACAATTATGATAAAAACGTATTTAACGGAGACATGGGGATAATAACGGACATTGACCAGGAAGAGAAAACCGTGCGCATAAAGTTTGATGATGCCGAGGTTGAGTATGATGTGACGGAGCTGGACGAGGTTACTCTGGCATATGCAGTCACGGTCCATAAAAGCCAGGGGAGTGAGTACAACTTTGTGGTGGCACCCTTTACAATGCAGCATTACATGATGCTTCAAAGAAACCTTTTATACACATGCGTTACAAGAGCCAAAAAAGTCCTCGTGCTGATAGGTTCAAAAAAGGCGCTGGGGTGTTGCATAAGAAATTCCAGAAGTATGGACAGAAATACCAAACTTGCCCAAAGACTTAAAGCAGATACGAATTAA
- a CDS encoding AI-2E family transporter: MVSARKIFTCIILSLLLVSILYFVVVHRDKIIKIIFPVLLGAVIAYILRPIVLKLESKNISRTKSIIMIYLVFGILLTTAVIFIAPIFVDNTREFINTVPEITTEYGEKFNKILKMIDTSGWSAEVKNAIYNEINNGVNIAENMLMDALRKTLVWLFKSLTGISNIILGMIIAYYIMKDAEFFKKGALSLVPRRWRNEIIGTCREINEILSCFIQGQLLTALIIGIMETVALAIIGVKYSPILGFIGGISNIIPYFGPFIGAIPSVAVALIDSPVKAFWTVVAFLVVQQIDNAFISPKIIEGRLGLHPITTILAVLAGGEFFGIIGMLVAVPVTAVLKVILKRLIEAIV, from the coding sequence ATGGTTTCGGCAAGAAAAATATTTACCTGTATAATACTGTCTCTTTTGTTAGTTTCAATTCTTTATTTCGTGGTTGTCCATAGAGATAAAATAATAAAGATAATTTTCCCGGTTTTGCTGGGGGCTGTCATTGCATACATACTTCGGCCCATAGTTTTAAAACTTGAATCCAAAAACATATCCAGAACAAAAAGCATAATTATGATTTATCTGGTCTTTGGGATTTTACTGACAACGGCCGTAATATTTATTGCTCCGATTTTTGTGGACAACACCCGGGAGTTTATAAACACCGTTCCGGAAATAACCACAGAATACGGGGAAAAATTTAATAAAATATTGAAAATGATAGATACCAGCGGCTGGTCGGCGGAAGTGAAAAATGCAATTTACAATGAGATAAACAACGGAGTGAATATAGCGGAAAACATGCTGATGGACGCCCTGAGGAAAACCCTCGTGTGGCTTTTTAAATCGTTAACGGGCATATCAAACATTATACTGGGAATGATTATTGCCTACTACATTATGAAGGATGCCGAGTTTTTTAAAAAGGGAGCCCTTTCTTTGGTTCCGCGAAGGTGGAGAAATGAAATTATCGGCACATGCCGGGAGATAAATGAAATACTGTCCTGCTTTATACAGGGACAGCTCCTGACGGCTCTCATTATCGGTATCATGGAGACCGTAGCCCTTGCAATTATAGGGGTAAAATACTCGCCGATTTTGGGGTTTATAGGTGGAATTTCAAATATAATACCCTACTTTGGGCCTTTTATAGGGGCAATCCCTTCTGTGGCCGTGGCCCTTATAGATTCGCCGGTGAAAGCTTTCTGGACGGTGGTTGCCTTTTTGGTTGTCCAGCAGATAGACAACGCTTTTATTTCGCCTAAGATTATTGAAGGAAGGCTTGGGCTTCATCCCATTACAACAATTCTTGCGGTTTTGGCCGGCGGTGAGTTTTTCGGCATAATAGGCATGTTGGTGGCCGTTCCGGTGACGGCTGTTTTAAAAGTGATACTAAAGAGGCTCATTGAGGCTATTGTGTAG
- a CDS encoding copper amine oxidase N-terminal domain-containing protein: MLMVLAVNFGTVTTFAAMSDEAESISVNKPVTDNLSSVNDVKYYEVELPAPGKVNLSFSHANLERTYVYWKVTMFDSVENEVLYFESTGTNTDGKSMSVYLDKGTYYVRVKSEGYWYSTTDYTLCVNYTENKGEYEIEPNYSKELATEISVNKPVIGNHRVKGDTDFYKFTISEPGKVDLSFNHANLERTYVYWKVTMFDSVENIVLYFESTGTNTTGKSMNAYLSEGTYYIRVTTDDYWHSTADYTLCVNYTENQGEYEIEPNNSQDNATLIEVDEPVTGNLRTSSDVDYYRFVMPDSGKVYLGFNHPNLERTYVYWKVSLYDANGNRLYQLNSRGTDTVGKSDEIKIGSGTYYVKVEYEGYWHSSADYSLTVNTVGGIPKVKVFLNGKRIRFDQPPIIQNGRTLVPLRAIFEAMNATVSWDDKTKTVTAKKGDTTIVMTIGNKTMKKNGVAIELDVPPQIVNGRTLVPARAVAESFGAKVDWDGSTRTVTITEGN; encoded by the coding sequence GTGCTGATGGTATTAGCTGTAAATTTTGGCACTGTGACTACTTTTGCGGCAATGAGTGATGAAGCCGAGTCAATATCGGTAAACAAACCGGTTACCGACAATTTGTCTTCGGTTAATGATGTAAAGTATTACGAGGTGGAGCTGCCGGCACCGGGAAAAGTGAACTTAAGCTTTAGTCATGCTAATTTGGAAAGAACATATGTATACTGGAAAGTTACCATGTTTGACAGTGTGGAGAATGAAGTGTTGTATTTTGAATCAACAGGAACCAACACCGATGGTAAATCAATGAGTGTATATCTCGATAAAGGTACATATTATGTCAGGGTTAAAAGTGAAGGTTATTGGTATAGCACTACTGATTATACGCTTTGTGTAAACTATACGGAAAACAAGGGAGAATATGAAATTGAACCAAACTATAGCAAGGAATTGGCAACAGAGATTTCAGTAAATAAGCCTGTTATCGGTAATCACAGAGTGAAAGGTGATACAGACTTTTATAAGTTTACAATATCAGAACCGGGAAAAGTAGACTTAAGCTTTAACCATGCCAACTTGGAAAGAACATATGTATACTGGAAAGTTACCATGTTTGACAGTGTGGAAAACATAGTATTGTATTTTGAATCAACAGGAACCAATACAACCGGTAAATCCATGAATGCCTACCTCAGTGAGGGTACATATTATATTCGAGTTACAACTGATGATTACTGGCATAGTACTGCCGATTACACTCTTTGTGTAAACTACACGGAAAATCAGGGTGAATATGAAATTGAGCCAAACAACAGCCAAGACAATGCGACGTTGATAGAGGTGGACGAACCGGTTACAGGAAATCTGAGAACCAGTTCAGATGTTGACTATTATAGATTTGTAATGCCTGATTCCGGAAAAGTATATTTGGGATTTAACCATCCAAACCTTGAAAGAACATATGTGTATTGGAAAGTTTCCCTGTATGATGCAAATGGCAACAGGCTTTATCAACTAAATTCCAGAGGTACTGATACAGTTGGAAAGTCGGATGAAATAAAAATTGGAAGTGGCACGTATTATGTCAAGGTTGAATACGAAGGATACTGGCACAGCAGTGCCGACTACAGCCTTACGGTAAATACGGTGGGCGGTATCCCAAAAGTTAAAGTTTTCCTAAACGGCAAGAGAATCAGGTTTGACCAGCCGCCTATTATACAAAACGGCCGCACACTTGTGCCTTTACGTGCAATATTTGAAGCCATGAACGCCACTGTTTCATGGGATGACAAGACAAAGACGGTTACGGCAAAGAAAGGCGATACAACTATCGTCATGACAATTGGCAACAAAACGATGAAGAAAAACGGAGTAGCAATCGAACTGGATGTTCCGCCGCAAATCGTTAACGGCAGAACCTTGGTTCCGGCCCGTGCAGTTGCGGAAAGCTTTGGTGCAAAAGTGGACTGGGACGGCAGTACCAGGACGGTTACAATTACGGAAGGAAATTAA
- a CDS encoding PRC-barrel domain-containing protein gives MHRYSEVLGLPVICTADGKNLGTIKDIIFCPKEKSVVAFLIECKGYNRRKKVVFASDVLSLGRDALIVNDADDVRDLKKVLHRPEFKDKGDILGLPIYTKNGEDLGTAKDVLFDLKHGKIDGIEVSDGLLQDIVKGRSVLPLIGKVEFGEENILVDNEAVEEMMETGGGIKNLIEGNKKVQRKG, from the coding sequence TTGCATAGATACAGTGAGGTGCTGGGGCTGCCGGTAATTTGTACGGCGGATGGCAAAAACCTTGGAACAATAAAAGATATAATTTTTTGTCCGAAAGAGAAAAGTGTTGTTGCCTTTTTGATAGAATGCAAGGGTTACAACAGAAGAAAAAAGGTGGTTTTTGCTTCGGATGTTTTGAGCCTTGGCAGAGACGCGCTTATTGTTAATGATGCCGATGACGTCAGGGATCTTAAAAAAGTTCTGCACAGACCGGAATTTAAGGATAAAGGGGATATCCTGGGACTTCCCATATACACAAAAAATGGGGAAGACCTGGGAACGGCAAAGGACGTATTGTTTGACTTAAAACACGGCAAGATAGACGGCATTGAAGTTTCTGACGGATTGCTGCAGGACATAGTAAAAGGAAGAAGCGTTCTTCCGTTGATTGGTAAAGTTGAGTTTGGAGAAGAAAATATCCTGGTGGACAATGAAGCGGTTGAGGAAATGATGGAAACCGGAGGAGGAATTAAAAATCTGATTGAGGGAAACAAGAAGGTGCAAAGAAAGGGGTGA
- a CDS encoding DUF1015 domain-containing protein: MIDKKTYNEIGVHIPSILLPKEGIDMQKWSVVACDQYTSEPEYWEEVEKKVGDNPSTLHLIFPEIYLEHGNADERIKRINNEMKRYINEGILVSQKPCMLLVDRSTPHTKSRKGLILAVDLEKYDYSAGSQTLIRATEGTVIERLPPRVKIRENAILELPHVMLLIDDPDKTVIEPLAGKLDSFEKVYDFELMMNGGHIRGYRIDDGETLKGILKAIEALADPEVFKSKYKVGDDKGVLLFAVGDGNHSLASAKVHWENVKKSLSEAEVEDHPARFALVEVVNVHDDGIVFEPIHRVLFNIEPESVLNALQDFFGSSCCSLEKFDSLESVNKRLSELKREEAVHSFGFVTDRSFGVFTVQNLKHNLEVATLQGFLDYYLGKQKEAKVDYIHGEDVVTKLGSKPGNIGFYLPSMEKHDLFKTVILDGVLPRKTFSMGEAEEKRFYLECRKIVKD, from the coding sequence ATGATTGATAAAAAAACATATAATGAAATCGGGGTTCACATACCTTCAATTTTGCTGCCCAAAGAAGGCATTGACATGCAAAAGTGGTCGGTAGTGGCCTGTGACCAGTACACATCCGAGCCGGAATACTGGGAGGAAGTGGAGAAAAAAGTAGGAGACAACCCTTCCACTCTGCACCTTATTTTCCCCGAGATTTACCTTGAACATGGGAATGCGGACGAGAGAATAAAACGTATAAATAATGAAATGAAAAGGTACATAAACGAAGGCATTCTTGTTTCCCAAAAGCCTTGTATGCTGCTGGTAGACAGAAGCACTCCCCATACCAAATCCCGAAAAGGACTCATTTTGGCAGTGGATCTTGAAAAATACGACTACAGCGCAGGCTCCCAGACCCTCATCAGGGCAACGGAGGGTACGGTAATAGAAAGGCTTCCTCCAAGGGTTAAAATCAGGGAGAATGCCATTTTAGAACTGCCTCACGTAATGCTTTTAATTGACGACCCGGACAAAACCGTTATCGAGCCTTTGGCAGGCAAACTTGATTCCTTTGAAAAAGTCTATGATTTTGAACTCATGATGAACGGCGGACATATCAGGGGCTACAGAATTGACGACGGGGAAACGTTGAAAGGCATATTAAAAGCCATTGAGGCTCTTGCAGACCCCGAGGTCTTCAAATCCAAATACAAGGTGGGCGACGACAAAGGAGTACTTTTGTTTGCGGTGGGTGACGGAAACCACTCCCTTGCATCGGCAAAGGTACACTGGGAAAATGTCAAAAAGTCCTTAAGCGAAGCTGAGGTTGAAGACCATCCTGCAAGATTTGCCCTGGTGGAGGTTGTAAACGTGCATGATGACGGTATTGTTTTTGAGCCTATTCACAGGGTTCTGTTCAATATCGAGCCTGAATCCGTTTTAAATGCCCTGCAGGATTTCTTCGGAAGTTCCTGCTGCTCGCTTGAAAAATTCGATTCTTTGGAATCGGTAAACAAAAGACTTTCAGAGCTAAAGCGGGAAGAAGCCGTTCACTCCTTTGGCTTTGTAACTGACAGAAGCTTTGGAGTATTTACGGTGCAAAACCTAAAACACAACCTTGAGGTTGCAACACTCCAGGGTTTTCTCGATTACTATCTCGGAAAGCAGAAGGAAGCGAAAGTGGACTACATACACGGTGAAGACGTGGTAACCAAACTTGGTTCAAAACCTGGCAACATAGGTTTTTACCTTCCTTCCATGGAAAAACACGACCTTTTCAAAACGGTTATCCTCGACGGTGTTCTGCCAAGAAAGACCTTCTCCATGGGCGAAGCGGAGGAAAAAAGATTTTATCTGGAGTGCAGAAAAATTGTAAAAGATTAA
- a CDS encoding zinc dependent phospholipase C family protein translates to MAGRLERTYGKAFRYLLFALNPFKKAVIKTECMVHKYINIQALEILKNDKYIDAYCLFSDYIDDLNKGVTWADQDLKSANHFYNPDRKKGLYGNNNALSLAVTYYNKALEYWYDLQPNLAMFYLGAAVHLVQDMTVPHHANVRLLDNHRQYENFIKRTYLNTPRFTVDRGGYYLSGIEEYIVCNARNAIKIYSRLKDIKDVSKRFYTITKFTLTLAQRTTAGCFLTFYKDISKRHL, encoded by the coding sequence ATGGCAGGCAGGTTGGAGAGGACTTACGGAAAAGCATTCAGATATCTTCTTTTTGCCCTGAATCCCTTTAAAAAAGCGGTAATAAAAACTGAGTGCATGGTTCACAAATATATAAATATTCAGGCACTGGAGATACTCAAGAATGATAAATATATTGACGCTTACTGCCTTTTCAGCGACTACATCGATGATTTGAACAAGGGAGTGACATGGGCCGATCAGGATTTGAAAAGTGCCAATCATTTTTACAATCCCGACAGGAAAAAAGGACTGTATGGAAACAATAATGCCCTCTCTTTGGCGGTAACGTATTATAACAAGGCCCTGGAATACTGGTATGACTTGCAGCCCAACCTTGCCATGTTTTATCTGGGAGCGGCGGTACACCTCGTTCAGGATATGACCGTGCCTCACCATGCCAATGTCAGGCTCCTTGATAATCACAGACAGTATGAAAATTTCATAAAAAGGACGTATCTTAACACTCCCAGATTCACAGTTGACAGGGGTGGCTATTATCTTTCCGGTATAGAGGAGTATATTGTTTGCAATGCAAGAAATGCAATAAAAATTTACTCAAGACTCAAAGACATAAAGGATGTCTCAAAGAGATTTTACACCATTACAAAATTTACCCTTACCCTGGCCCAAAGGACCACGGCGGGTTGTTTTTTAACCTTTTACAAAGATATATCCAAAAGGCATTTATAG
- a CDS encoding YtxH domain-containing protein, producing the protein MMRNNFTRGLIIGSIIGASVGMVMSSDTMMSSRTKRRMRRKGMDLVKKSGALISDMVELFR; encoded by the coding sequence ATGATGAGAAACAATTTTACCCGGGGATTGATTATTGGCAGCATAATCGGTGCTTCGGTTGGCATGGTTATGAGTTCTGATACAATGATGAGCAGTAGAACCAAAAGAAGAATGAGAAGAAAAGGAATGGATTTGGTGAAAAAATCCGGGGCATTAATCAGTGATATGGTGGAATTGTTTAGATAA
- a CDS encoding AAA family ATPase: protein MRRLNLVIADTDEGYVRNVVNHLMTNYLDKLRVSSFTRRELLYDFLSGLNKVDVLLISPDMYSKDLPIDSDTKVFLLTKGEPSSKGAGIDYVDKHQVGDEFVNKLVGMFFEGEVEKKEEPVVMESIAGKNVADEDNTGEDITVEDISGEDTVVEEEPFRDVETKVVAIYSPIGGSGKTTVAVNSAVHCAKKGLEVFYLNLENFQSTPLYFNCKKERNLSELLRCLKQGRNVAAKIRQIKQKDADYGVHYFVPPENVVDLKEMDSDEINVLINAFRSMRFYDIVIVDMSSELDDKNIALLNSADEVIMVLAQDAVSNVKAEYVSEQLEKHLAGHGLNLSGKLTVALNKYNFHMALEVDTVCIDGEVVSVYLPFVPGMTAVKGIAQMADIQGDFGAGIEELMGKYIKL from the coding sequence ATGAGAAGACTTAATTTAGTTATTGCCGACACCGATGAAGGGTATGTTCGAAACGTGGTCAACCATTTGATGACCAATTATCTGGATAAGCTTCGGGTAAGCTCTTTTACAAGGCGGGAACTTTTATATGATTTTCTTTCCGGGCTTAACAAGGTGGATGTTTTATTGATAAGTCCGGACATGTACAGTAAGGACCTGCCGATAGACAGCGACACAAAGGTGTTTTTGCTGACAAAGGGTGAACCTTCTTCAAAAGGTGCTGGCATTGACTATGTTGATAAACACCAGGTTGGAGATGAGTTTGTAAATAAATTAGTTGGAATGTTTTTCGAAGGAGAGGTTGAGAAAAAAGAGGAACCCGTAGTTATGGAAAGCATTGCAGGTAAAAACGTTGCAGATGAAGACAACACAGGTGAAGACATTACAGTTGAAGATATCTCAGGTGAAGACACTGTAGTTGAGGAAGAACCGTTCCGGGATGTGGAGACAAAGGTGGTTGCCATATATTCTCCCATAGGCGGTTCCGGAAAAACTACTGTGGCTGTAAATTCCGCAGTTCATTGTGCCAAAAAGGGTCTTGAAGTTTTCTATCTTAACCTTGAAAATTTTCAATCCACTCCGCTTTATTTCAATTGCAAAAAGGAAAGAAATCTTTCCGAACTGCTGCGCTGCTTAAAACAGGGAAGAAACGTTGCAGCGAAGATTAGGCAAATAAAGCAGAAGGACGCTGATTACGGTGTTCACTATTTTGTTCCTCCGGAAAATGTCGTTGATCTTAAAGAGATGGATTCCGATGAAATAAATGTACTTATAAACGCTTTCAGGTCAATGAGGTTTTATGATATTGTGATAGTTGACATGTCCAGTGAGCTTGATGACAAAAATATTGCTTTGCTTAACAGTGCGGATGAAGTTATAATGGTGTTGGCCCAGGATGCAGTATCAAATGTCAAGGCCGAATATGTGTCAGAACAGCTGGAAAAGCATCTTGCGGGGCATGGACTTAACTTATCAGGCAAACTTACCGTGGCCCTTAACAAGTACAATTTCCATATGGCTTTGGAAGTTGATACGGTATGCATAGACGGTGAAGTTGTTTCGGTTTACCTGCCTTTTGTACCGGGAATGACTGCCGTCAAAGGAATTGCCCAGATGGCGGATATTCAGGGGGATTTTGGCGCAGGTATAGAAGAGTTGATGGGCAAGTACATAAAATTATAA
- a CDS encoding ATP-binding protein, translating into MQILSCKLNAHIPFDKDSIEKFLSSCEEVINNMTSDEKTVFKLKSATHELLINSLEHGYKKSAGNVSFLIEKHEHTIHLEVSDEGVGFDTSSLNLEKDYTSLNSIKSRGWGLFILKKLCDDVQIISEPLKGTKVTVSINY; encoded by the coding sequence ATGCAAATATTAAGTTGCAAACTCAACGCACACATCCCTTTCGACAAAGACAGCATAGAAAAATTCCTGTCGTCATGCGAAGAAGTGATAAACAATATGACCTCCGATGAAAAAACAGTTTTCAAGCTCAAAAGCGCCACCCATGAATTGCTGATAAATTCCCTCGAACACGGATATAAAAAAAGCGCAGGAAATGTATCCTTCCTGATAGAAAAGCATGAACATACCATACACCTTGAAGTATCTGACGAAGGAGTCGGATTTGACACTTCATCTTTAAATCTCGAAAAAGATTATACAAGTCTTAACTCAATAAAAAGCAGAGGATGGGGACTTTTCATATTAAAGAAACTTTGCGATGACGTACAAATAATTTCGGAACCCCTGAAAGGCACTAAAGTCACCGTATCAATAAACTATTAA
- a CDS encoding YhcN/YlaJ family sporulation lipoprotein, producing the protein MNKNFIKAASLSLGLVVASLSLAGCNMGGGTDQGNRTTRQNTQQLTTPDGNTNRFLNMDMNPGNNNGTNNNLFGRNNGADNNGLLGGNMMGSPAASPGQNTPAPQGNAVMREKATNITSQLAAMPEIKEANALVVGNSCIVAYSPENAQGDANARKNMVINKVKEIDPSITNVIATESRDIMNRITQITNNMNNKSMDQINNEIMQLMNEVAPAAS; encoded by the coding sequence ATGAACAAAAATTTTATCAAAGCAGCATCTTTGTCGTTGGGACTTGTGGTCGCATCCCTGTCTCTGGCCGGCTGTAACATGGGCGGCGGAACGGATCAGGGAAACCGTACAACCAGGCAAAACACACAGCAGTTAACCACCCCGGACGGCAACACCAACAGATTTTTGAACATGGATATGAACCCGGGAAACAACAACGGTACAAATAACAATCTTTTCGGAAGAAACAACGGTGCTGACAACAACGGTCTTTTAGGCGGAAACATGATGGGATCGCCTGCTGCAAGTCCAGGCCAAAACACCCCTGCACCTCAGGGTAATGCCGTTATGAGGGAAAAGGCCACAAACATAACCAGCCAGCTTGCGGCAATGCCTGAAATTAAAGAAGCAAACGCTTTGGTAGTCGGCAACAGCTGTATTGTCGCTTACAGTCCTGAAAATGCACAAGGCGACGCCAATGCGAGAAAGAACATGGTTATAAACAAGGTAAAAGAAATTGACCCTTCAATAACCAATGTAATAGCAACTGAGTCCAGGGATATAATGAACAGAATAACCCAGATTACCAATAATATGAACAATAAATCCATGGATCAAATCAACAATGAAATCATGCAGCTTATGAATGAGGTGGCACCGGCCGCTTCGTAA